One stretch of Brevibacillus laterosporus DNA includes these proteins:
- a CDS encoding cytochrome ubiquinol oxidase subunit I: MDLVMLSRTQFASTTIFHFIFVPLSIGLAFLIAIMETMYVVKGEEKYKHMAKFWGKLFLINFGVGVVTGILQEFQFGMNWSNYSRFVGDVFGAPLAIEALLAFFLESTFIGLWIFGWDRLSKKVHCLCIWLVSFGTTMSAFWILLANSFMQRPVGFEINNGRAEMNDFFALVTNGQLMVEFPHTIFSAFATGAFLVAGVSAYKLLRKQEVSFFKTSFQLSIVVALISSILVAVFGHQQAQYLVATQPMKMAASEALWERSPDPAPWTVFATIDTQNQKNGMQVEVPYMLSYLSYSKFSGDLPGMLELQAEYEQKYGPGDYIPPVRTTFWSFRIMVAGGSLMILLAMVGLYLSWRKKLDQPNKWFMHAMVYSISLPFIANTAGWVMTEFGRQPWTVFGLMKTEDSISPSVSAGEVLFSLIAFSTIYLALFIVLLYLFTRVIKKGPYALVKAEASTNDPFNKEETHAFS, encoded by the coding sequence TTGGATCTGGTAATGCTTTCACGTACTCAGTTTGCTTCCACAACGATTTTCCACTTCATCTTCGTCCCATTGTCGATTGGGTTAGCTTTTCTAATCGCAATAATGGAAACGATGTATGTGGTAAAAGGGGAAGAAAAATATAAGCACATGGCAAAGTTCTGGGGAAAGCTGTTCCTGATTAACTTTGGTGTGGGTGTTGTTACAGGGATTTTACAAGAGTTCCAATTTGGTATGAACTGGTCTAATTACTCCCGGTTTGTCGGGGATGTTTTCGGTGCACCGCTTGCGATTGAGGCATTATTAGCATTCTTTTTGGAATCTACATTTATCGGTTTGTGGATTTTTGGTTGGGATCGTTTGTCAAAGAAAGTGCATTGTCTTTGCATTTGGCTGGTGTCTTTTGGTACGACGATGTCTGCGTTTTGGATTCTGTTAGCTAACTCATTTATGCAACGACCTGTAGGATTTGAAATCAATAATGGTCGTGCAGAGATGAATGACTTTTTTGCGCTCGTCACAAATGGACAGTTAATGGTAGAGTTCCCGCATACGATTTTTTCCGCGTTTGCAACAGGGGCTTTTCTCGTAGCAGGTGTCAGCGCTTATAAATTATTGCGTAAACAAGAAGTATCATTCTTTAAAACATCATTTCAGTTGTCGATAGTTGTTGCTCTTATCTCTTCTATCCTTGTTGCTGTGTTTGGTCACCAACAAGCTCAATATTTAGTGGCAACACAGCCTATGAAAATGGCTGCGAGTGAAGCTTTGTGGGAAAGAAGTCCGGACCCTGCTCCTTGGACAGTATTTGCTACGATTGATACGCAGAATCAGAAAAATGGAATGCAAGTTGAAGTTCCATACATGCTAAGCTACCTATCCTATAGTAAATTCTCAGGTGACCTTCCTGGTATGCTTGAGTTACAAGCTGAATATGAACAAAAATATGGTCCTGGTGATTATATTCCGCCTGTTCGTACGACATTCTGGAGCTTCCGTATCATGGTAGCTGGTGGTAGCTTGATGATTCTGCTAGCGATGGTTGGACTCTATCTGTCTTGGCGCAAAAAGCTGGACCAGCCAAATAAATGGTTTATGCATGCGATGGTGTATAGCATTTCATTGCCGTTTATCGCAAATACAGCAGGTTGGGTCATGACTGAGTTTGGTCGCCAACCGTGGACTGTGTTTGGTCTGATGAAAACGGAAGACAGTATTTCTCCAAGCGTATCTGCTGGTGAAGTGTTATTCTCCCTAATTGCTTTTAGTACGATATATTTGGCTCTGTTCATCGTGTTACTATATTTGTTCACTCGTGTTATAAAGAAGGGTCCTTATGCCCTAGTGAAGGCAGAAGCAAGCACAAATGACCCGTTTAATAAGGAGGAAACTCATGCTTTCTCTTAA
- the cydB gene encoding cytochrome d ubiquinol oxidase subunit II, protein MLSLNELWFVLIAVLFIGFFFLEGFDFGIGMSTTFLAKSDLDRRVLINSIGPFWDANEVWLLTAGGAMFAAFPNWYATLFSGFYLPLVFLLLALIGRGVAFEFRGKVDNATWRKVWDIAIFIGSFLPPFLFGVVFSCLLKGLPIDSNMEMNAGLFDMVNLYSVMGGVTVVVLCQVHGLLFATLRTTGDLRFRARKQAKLLLVPLALLLVIFGGMTYFMTDIFAVRGGILSVTAVLGVIAYILAGYFISKKRDGWAFGMTGTVIALAISSVFIGLFPRVMISSIDSMFNLTIHNASSSSYSLKIMTIVALTLLPFVLGYQIWSYFVFHKRVHEKEHLEY, encoded by the coding sequence ATGCTTTCTCTTAATGAACTATGGTTTGTCCTAATCGCAGTCTTATTTATTGGATTCTTCTTTTTAGAGGGTTTTGATTTTGGAATCGGGATGTCTACTACTTTCCTAGCCAAATCTGATTTGGATCGCCGTGTTTTAATCAACTCAATCGGTCCGTTCTGGGATGCGAATGAAGTATGGTTGCTGACAGCGGGAGGAGCGATGTTTGCTGCGTTCCCTAACTGGTATGCAACGCTGTTTAGTGGGTTCTATTTGCCGTTAGTATTTCTTCTGTTAGCGTTAATCGGTCGCGGGGTCGCTTTTGAATTCCGTGGAAAAGTGGATAACGCAACATGGAGAAAAGTGTGGGATATCGCCATTTTTATCGGTAGCTTTTTGCCGCCGTTCCTGTTTGGTGTTGTGTTCTCTTGTCTATTAAAGGGCTTGCCAATCGATTCAAACATGGAAATGAATGCTGGATTGTTTGACATGGTAAATCTCTATAGTGTGATGGGTGGAGTGACTGTTGTTGTCCTTTGCCAAGTACATGGACTTTTGTTTGCAACCCTGCGAACAACAGGTGATTTGCGATTCCGCGCTCGTAAGCAAGCAAAATTGTTATTGGTTCCACTGGCGCTTTTATTGGTTATCTTTGGTGGGATGACCTACTTCATGACGGATATTTTTGCCGTTCGAGGTGGCATACTAAGTGTGACTGCGGTATTGGGTGTTATTGCTTATATTCTGGCTGGTTACTTTATTTCTAAAAAACGCGATGGCTGGGCTTTTGGTATGACAGGTACAGTGATTGCACTTGCGATCAGTTCGGTATTTATTGGATTGTTCCCGCGTGTAATGATCAGCTCCATCGATAGTATGTTTAACCTGACAATTCATAATGCGTCATCTAGTTCATACTCGCTGAAAATCATGACGATAGTAGCTTTAACATTGCTACCGTTCGTGTTGGGCTATCAAATTTGGAGTTACTTCGTATTTCATAAACGTGTACATGAGAAGGAGCACTTGGAATATTAA
- the cydD gene encoding thiol reductant ABC exporter subunit CydD, giving the protein MGKNLLCYKGIMPVLIAVAALVLIQSLSILYQAKWLAEVISALFAGQKLQDLYMGLGLFLLAFLIRHLTNLMQQKIAYRFAEKTGSDVRRKLMEKLFLLGPRFAKTQGTGNVVTLVIEGVAQFRTYLELIIPRMVSTAITPWIILAYVAWHDMISGAILLVTMPILIAFMILIGLTAKSKMDRQWKSYRILSNHFVDALRGLETLKFLGLSRSHSNTIERVSDRYRSATMGTLRVAFLSSFALDFFTMLSVACVAVSLGLRLISGDMILLTGLTVLILAPEYFLPIRMVGADYHATLNGKEAGEAIQAILKNQVAMDKDENASVTVNEWTNDSSLVLTSIGMQHEVNAESIQLEQALIEANPSLQDISFTITGKQKIGIIGESGAGKSTLIDVLAGFLIPTSGQMELNGHRVSSLCKAEWQSQATYIPQHPYIFSSSLHENVKFYSPSASDEQVNRAIEATGLGELLNSLPRKGEEPIGNGGRALSGGQEQRVALARAFLSNRPIILLDEPTAHLDIETEYELKETMLSLFDDKLVLLATHRLHWMLDMDLIIVLEHGMVKEVGTHAELLAKQGAYYQMISMQGEEI; this is encoded by the coding sequence ATGGGTAAAAACTTACTCTGTTATAAAGGAATTATGCCAGTTCTAATTGCAGTAGCTGCGCTTGTCCTAATCCAAAGTTTGTCCATTCTGTACCAGGCAAAATGGTTGGCGGAAGTGATTTCCGCCCTTTTTGCTGGTCAAAAACTGCAAGATTTATATATGGGATTGGGCTTGTTCCTGTTGGCGTTTCTTATTCGTCATCTGACCAACCTGATGCAGCAGAAAATTGCCTATCGATTTGCTGAAAAAACAGGCAGTGATGTGCGCAGAAAATTGATGGAGAAACTATTTTTATTAGGACCGCGTTTTGCTAAAACTCAGGGTACAGGAAATGTAGTAACGCTTGTAATAGAGGGCGTTGCACAATTCCGTACCTATTTAGAATTGATTATCCCACGTATGGTTAGTACTGCGATTACACCTTGGATTATTCTAGCCTATGTAGCTTGGCACGATATGATTTCAGGGGCTATTCTGCTTGTTACTATGCCTATTTTAATTGCGTTCATGATTTTGATTGGTCTTACAGCTAAAAGTAAAATGGATCGTCAATGGAAGTCGTACCGTATTTTATCCAACCATTTTGTAGATGCATTACGTGGATTGGAAACGCTCAAGTTTTTAGGTTTAAGCCGTTCACATAGTAATACAATTGAACGGGTAAGTGATCGTTATCGTTCTGCTACGATGGGAACCCTGCGTGTAGCTTTCTTATCATCTTTTGCTTTGGATTTTTTTACAATGCTTTCTGTGGCCTGTGTTGCGGTTAGTCTAGGGCTGCGTCTTATTTCAGGAGATATGATCCTATTAACAGGGTTAACAGTGTTAATTTTAGCACCTGAGTATTTCTTGCCAATTCGTATGGTGGGTGCTGACTATCATGCGACATTGAATGGGAAAGAAGCGGGAGAGGCGATCCAAGCGATCCTTAAAAATCAGGTTGCCATGGACAAAGATGAAAATGCTAGTGTAACTGTAAACGAATGGACGAATGATAGCTCGTTGGTGCTTACTTCTATTGGGATGCAGCATGAGGTAAATGCGGAATCAATTCAATTAGAACAAGCTCTTATAGAAGCCAATCCTTCTTTACAAGATATTTCTTTTACGATTACTGGAAAGCAAAAGATTGGAATTATTGGAGAAAGTGGCGCTGGTAAGTCTACATTGATTGATGTACTTGCAGGATTTTTAATCCCTACCTCGGGACAAATGGAGTTGAATGGTCATCGGGTATCTTCGCTATGCAAAGCTGAATGGCAAAGTCAAGCCACCTATATTCCTCAGCATCCATATATTTTTTCAAGCTCGTTACATGAAAATGTGAAGTTTTACTCTCCTTCAGCTAGTGATGAGCAGGTAAACAGAGCGATTGAAGCAACTGGTTTAGGTGAGTTGCTCAACAGTTTACCTAGGAAAGGTGAGGAACCAATCGGGAATGGTGGTCGAGCGTTAAGCGGTGGACAAGAGCAAAGGGTTGCGCTTGCTCGTGCATTTTTAAGCAATCGCCCCATTATTTTATTGGATGAACCGACCGCCCATCTCGATATTGAGACAGAATATGAACTAAAAGAGACGATGCTCTCTTTGTTTGATGATAAATTAGTGCTGTTGGCAACACATAGGCTACATTGGATGCTTGATATGGATCTAATTATTGTACTGGAGCATGGTATGGTGAAGGAAGTAGGTACACATGCAGAGCTGCTTGCCAAACAAGGAGCATACTATCAAATGATCTCAATGCAAGGGGAGGAAATCTAA
- the cydC gene encoding thiol reductant ABC exporter subunit CydC, translating to MKREEWFRPYIRAHARRFVAIIFLGVCTALTASSLMFTSGFLISKSALRPENILLVYVPVVLVRTFGTSRAVVHYVERLIGHDTILRILSKMRLRLYQMLEPQALFVRSRFRTGDLLGVLADDIEYLQNVYLRTIFPSIVALVMYGVVLAVIGWFDAGFALLMAFLILLLLFVFPAISLMLTKHLQTDSKSERNGLYQKLTDAIMGMSDWVISGREEQFVHSYEQDEAKVARIDDALSEWSKWRNFLGQIIVGCIVVTMLFWTGDQYAMGEITVTLIAAFVLVMFPVMDIFLPISEAIEKIPQYQNSLDRLHSINSVDDRNNIRDIHPVVAEQQVQLARQDAHIRIEKVTYQYSKEAPTAVQQVSLTVPQGKKIAIIGRSGAGKSTLLKLIQGAILPTGGSVSIHGIPADQYKEHIPTIMSVLNQSPHLFDTTVGNNIRLGDLQASDEELKEVCRQVQLDRLIESLPEGYQTPMHETGQRFSGGERQRIALARILLQNTPIVLLDEPTVGLDPRTERELLRTIFKTMQGKTLIWITHHLVGAEHMDEVIFMDHGKVIMRGTHAELMEKEPRYRNLYHLDRPAAFQVK from the coding sequence ATGAAGCGAGAAGAATGGTTTCGCCCCTACATAAGAGCCCATGCGAGAAGGTTTGTTGCTATCATCTTCCTAGGAGTATGTACGGCTCTTACAGCTAGCTCTTTGATGTTTACATCAGGTTTTCTTATCTCTAAGTCGGCATTGCGTCCAGAGAATATTTTGTTGGTCTATGTGCCAGTGGTATTGGTCCGCACGTTTGGGACCAGTCGTGCCGTTGTGCATTACGTAGAACGTTTGATTGGACATGATACAATCTTGCGGATCCTATCGAAAATGCGTTTGCGTCTGTATCAAATGCTAGAGCCACAGGCTTTGTTTGTTCGCTCACGTTTTCGCACGGGTGATTTGTTAGGCGTTCTAGCTGATGATATTGAGTATCTACAAAATGTTTACTTGCGCACCATTTTTCCTAGCATCGTGGCACTCGTCATGTATGGGGTAGTGCTCGCTGTAATCGGTTGGTTTGATGCAGGATTTGCCTTGTTAATGGCTTTTCTGATCTTGTTATTACTATTTGTGTTTCCAGCTATTTCTCTTATGCTAACGAAACATCTTCAAACGGACAGTAAATCAGAACGCAATGGTCTATATCAAAAACTGACGGATGCCATAATGGGTATGAGTGATTGGGTGATTAGCGGTAGGGAGGAGCAGTTCGTTCATTCTTACGAGCAGGATGAAGCAAAAGTAGCCCGTATCGACGACGCATTAAGTGAATGGAGTAAATGGCGTAATTTCTTGGGACAGATTATTGTTGGTTGCATCGTCGTGACCATGTTATTTTGGACAGGTGATCAATACGCAATGGGTGAAATTACGGTGACGTTGATTGCTGCTTTTGTACTGGTAATGTTTCCTGTGATGGATATCTTTTTACCAATCTCAGAAGCCATCGAGAAAATTCCACAATATCAAAACTCGCTAGATCGATTGCACAGTATCAACAGTGTAGATGATAGAAATAACATTCGCGATATTCATCCAGTGGTAGCTGAGCAACAGGTACAACTAGCTCGTCAAGATGCGCATATTCGCATAGAGAAAGTCACATATCAATATTCTAAAGAAGCGCCTACTGCGGTTCAACAGGTCTCGCTTACTGTCCCACAAGGTAAAAAAATAGCGATCATTGGACGAAGTGGTGCTGGTAAATCCACCTTATTAAAGCTGATACAAGGTGCGATTCTTCCTACGGGGGGTAGTGTCAGCATTCATGGTATACCGGCAGATCAATACAAAGAACATATCCCGACGATAATGTCAGTATTGAATCAAAGTCCTCATCTATTTGACACTACTGTAGGGAATAACATTCGCCTTGGAGATTTACAGGCCTCTGATGAAGAACTAAAGGAGGTTTGTAGGCAGGTACAACTGGATCGTTTAATCGAATCTTTGCCAGAAGGATATCAGACTCCGATGCATGAAACGGGGCAACGTTTTTCTGGCGGTGAACGTCAGCGAATTGCACTGGCACGTATTCTCTTACAAAATACGCCGATCGTGTTGCTAGATGAACCGACAGTAGGGTTAGATCCTCGTACGGAACGTGAGTTGCTTCGTACCATCTTTAAGACTATGCAGGGAAAAACGCTCATTTGGATTACGCATCATCTGGTAGGTGCAGAGCATATGGATGAAGTGATTTTTATGGATCATGGAAAGGTTATCATGAGAGGAACACATGCCGAATTAATGGAAAAAGAGCCTCGCTATCGGAATTTGTATCATCTGGATCGACCTGCGGCATTTCAAGTGAAGTGA
- a CDS encoding Ger(x)C family spore germination protein: MRKKTWSFLCCLLTVSLSLLLTGCWDNRNIQDLNYVKALGIDYKDGEFIVYTQSFDFTNIAKQEAASNKVTRPIWIAQAKGKTIDRAINNIFKSNQLRVVWDYITAIVLSQRALEKDILQSIDNLIRYPEVRYTPWVFGTTKPINTLFATQSLFGLSPLLTILHNPREAFKQDSTIEPIRLHRFVYEIRAPGTTLLLPSLSINQKDWRKDSQKTPQYEIDGIYAIKDGTDREWFPKNQVLGLRWLTYSTKHSYLTIDRGQKPLADLAFSKPKHKVKIAFDQSGQPIFSIYVDVHGFIEEVSEATEMKELRKKAEQKIMQEIKSTYQKGIKKGIDLYSLKNHLYKQDIQAWKRLSDGNDVTLTKESLESIHVHVSIDHFGMYRINKK, encoded by the coding sequence ATGAGAAAAAAAACTTGGTCGTTTCTCTGTTGCCTCCTGACAGTTTCGTTGTCGTTGTTGTTAACCGGCTGTTGGGACAATAGAAACATTCAGGATCTGAACTATGTGAAAGCACTAGGGATTGATTATAAGGATGGAGAATTTATTGTCTACACGCAGTCCTTCGATTTTACGAATATCGCTAAGCAGGAAGCGGCTAGTAACAAAGTAACCAGGCCTATCTGGATTGCTCAAGCCAAAGGAAAAACGATAGACAGAGCAATTAACAATATTTTCAAATCTAACCAATTACGAGTGGTTTGGGATTATATTACCGCAATTGTTCTAAGTCAGAGGGCGTTAGAAAAAGATATCTTGCAAAGCATTGATAACTTGATCCGATATCCTGAGGTCAGATACACACCTTGGGTATTTGGCACAACGAAACCCATCAATACCTTATTTGCTACTCAGTCTCTCTTTGGACTCTCTCCCCTTCTCACTATTTTGCATAATCCTAGAGAAGCCTTTAAGCAGGACTCCACCATTGAACCGATCAGGCTTCATCGATTTGTCTATGAGATAAGAGCGCCGGGAACTACGTTGTTGCTACCATCTCTGAGTATCAATCAAAAGGATTGGAGAAAGGATTCCCAAAAAACCCCTCAATACGAAATAGACGGGATATACGCGATTAAAGATGGCACGGATCGGGAGTGGTTCCCAAAAAATCAAGTGCTTGGCCTGCGCTGGTTGACATACAGTACCAAACATTCCTATCTTACTATTGATCGAGGGCAAAAACCGCTGGCTGATCTGGCCTTTTCCAAGCCCAAGCATAAAGTAAAAATTGCATTTGATCAAAGTGGTCAACCCATTTTTTCTATTTATGTGGACGTGCATGGATTTATAGAGGAGGTAAGCGAAGCAACTGAGATGAAGGAGCTACGTAAAAAAGCAGAACAAAAAATAATGCAAGAGATTAAGAGTACCTATCAAAAAGGAATCAAAAAGGGAATTGATCTATATTCACTAAAAAACCATCTGTACAAACAGGATATCCAAGCCTGGAAACGTCTATCAGATGGAAATGATGTTACACTAACCAAAGAGTCACTGGAAAGTATTCATGTCCATGTCAGTATCGATCACTTTGGCATGTATCGCATTAATAAAAAATAG
- a CDS encoding spore germination protein codes for MRKEMNQPKTELDKTSCQQSLAQLLCDYFAKCADVKVETFQLATADSSAPISYFYCDGLTDAKQYRQFVFSDLQKMFSMYSSIEELEQHRTLPLQPIDSPVDIKKIERELFAGKLIVCLGEYDRAFLLDISDPPNRMPEESNTEISIKGPKDGFTESVSTNVALIRKRLRTESMWYESFTIGVRGQSQVALLYINDIIDPYLVEEVRHRLTNISVDALVSSSELGEALGDSSYALFPLLDYTGRPDYVVQSLLRGRFIIFLEGSPMALIGPTNLLLTLKSPEDAHFPFYFVTFERVLRLLGLIVSIFTPGFWTALISFNVEQLPFPLLATVTTARVGLPLSSSMEMFLMMGLFELFREAGIRLPKAVGQTIAVVGGLIVGDASIRAGLGSSTTLVVAAVTAVATFTLVNQSLSGTVSVLRVFVLILSSFLGMYGFFLALLWIVFYLCTQESFGLPYLAPISPPTFGDMLKSLIAIPLKSMRKRPEILHTTDSTKQGREKS; via the coding sequence ATGCGGAAGGAAATGAATCAACCTAAAACTGAATTGGATAAAACAAGCTGCCAACAAAGCTTAGCTCAGCTTCTCTGTGATTATTTTGCAAAATGTGCTGATGTGAAAGTAGAAACATTTCAATTGGCTACCGCAGATTCATCTGCACCTATTTCGTATTTCTATTGCGATGGTCTAACAGATGCCAAACAGTATCGCCAATTTGTGTTTTCCGATCTCCAAAAGATGTTTAGCATGTATTCCTCCATCGAAGAGTTAGAACAGCATCGGACATTGCCTTTACAGCCTATTGATTCTCCTGTTGATATAAAAAAGATCGAGCGAGAATTATTTGCCGGGAAGCTCATCGTTTGTCTGGGTGAATATGATCGAGCCTTTCTATTAGATATTTCTGATCCGCCTAATCGGATGCCGGAAGAATCTAATACGGAGATTTCAATTAAAGGCCCCAAGGATGGGTTTACTGAAAGCGTTTCTACAAACGTAGCTCTCATCAGAAAAAGACTTCGCACGGAATCAATGTGGTATGAAAGCTTCACAATCGGTGTTCGGGGTCAGTCTCAGGTTGCCCTTTTGTATATCAATGATATTATTGATCCTTACCTCGTAGAAGAAGTACGACATCGGCTCACCAACATTAGTGTAGATGCCTTGGTTAGTAGCTCGGAGCTAGGTGAGGCCTTGGGTGACTCCTCATACGCCTTGTTTCCTTTACTGGATTATACTGGACGACCTGACTATGTAGTACAAAGCTTATTGCGTGGCCGCTTTATCATTTTTTTAGAGGGCTCCCCTATGGCATTAATTGGACCAACCAACCTCCTTTTGACGTTAAAATCACCTGAGGATGCCCACTTTCCGTTCTATTTTGTCACCTTTGAGCGTGTACTCAGGCTCCTTGGACTAATCGTATCCATTTTTACGCCTGGATTCTGGACCGCCCTAATTTCGTTCAATGTAGAACAATTACCATTCCCGCTGTTAGCTACAGTAACAACGGCACGGGTAGGACTGCCCCTCTCTTCCTCAATGGAAATGTTTCTGATGATGGGTTTGTTTGAATTATTTCGGGAGGCCGGGATACGGTTGCCAAAAGCAGTAGGACAAACCATAGCAGTAGTCGGGGGATTAATTGTTGGAGATGCCTCCATACGAGCTGGACTCGGTTCGTCCACTACCTTGGTCGTTGCAGCGGTGACGGCGGTGGCAACCTTTACTTTGGTCAATCAGTCGTTGAGTGGAACTGTTAGTGTCTTGCGGGTATTTGTACTCATTTTATCCTCCTTTTTAGGTATGTACGGTTTTTTCTTAGCCCTATTGTGGATTGTGTTCTATTTGTGTACTCAAGAGTCGTTTGGTCTACCTTATTTAGCACCGATCTCTCCTCCAACCTTTGGAGATATGCTCAAATCACTAATCGCTATTCCTTTAAAATCGATGAGAAAACGACCAGAGATTCTGCATACAACAGATTCCACTAAACAGGGCAGGGAGAAATCATGA
- a CDS encoding spore gernimation protein — protein sequence MRYRDKPITFLQTCCIFFLSAGLLNHVILIPLLLRVVERDGWISILLATLLTIFWIPLLLFIIRRQKGVKLFTWIEQQSNTWLAWFVTGLLVLYLLSDAYVTIIDVTMWIKISYLPATPIFVISASMILLSMLCALSGIQPLAVCAGILLPFVILLGYFVMGSNFQYKDYSRLLPVLENGYLPVLKGAMIIGNGMVEIIFLLMLQHHISTSITFKKGIWLCIFLAGLTIGPYMGAIACFGPKEAANQMYPAFEQWRLVTIGKYFEHVDFFSIFQWLSGAFIRVSLALFLIYDVLPIKKRGHQILVTILSSILILVVILFHTKDPLLIDPFKKIYFPLSLLILLAISLLLALLGSLSKKNARGTDEHAEGNEST from the coding sequence GTGAGATACAGAGATAAACCTATTACGTTTCTACAGACCTGTTGTATTTTCTTTCTATCAGCAGGGCTCCTTAATCATGTTATCTTAATTCCTTTATTGCTACGTGTTGTTGAAAGAGATGGTTGGATTAGCATTTTGCTCGCTACGCTACTTACCATTTTTTGGATCCCTCTATTACTGTTCATCATTCGTAGGCAAAAAGGAGTGAAATTATTTACTTGGATTGAGCAGCAGAGCAACACCTGGCTTGCTTGGTTTGTCACTGGGCTTCTTGTTCTCTACTTACTTTCAGATGCGTATGTAACCATTATTGACGTGACGATGTGGATAAAGATATCCTATTTACCCGCCACTCCTATATTTGTTATTTCCGCCAGCATGATTCTATTGTCGATGCTTTGTGCTTTATCTGGTATACAGCCTTTAGCTGTCTGTGCAGGAATTTTGCTACCATTCGTTATCCTGTTAGGTTATTTCGTTATGGGCTCCAACTTTCAGTACAAAGATTACTCACGATTGCTACCCGTCCTTGAAAATGGATATCTCCCTGTTCTAAAAGGAGCGATGATCATTGGAAATGGTATGGTGGAAATCATCTTTCTTCTGATGCTGCAACACCATATCTCTACCTCCATAACCTTTAAAAAAGGAATATGGCTCTGTATTTTCCTAGCTGGGCTAACGATTGGCCCTTATATGGGGGCAATCGCTTGTTTTGGGCCAAAAGAAGCCGCAAATCAAATGTACCCAGCTTTTGAACAATGGCGTCTGGTTACCATTGGCAAATATTTTGAGCATGTCGATTTTTTTTCCATCTTCCAGTGGCTATCTGGAGCTTTTATTCGTGTATCCCTAGCTCTTTTTCTTATTTATGACGTTCTCCCTATCAAAAAACGTGGACATCAGATTCTGGTAACTATTTTGTCCAGCATTCTTATTTTGGTAGTCATTTTGTTCCATACAAAAGATCCTTTATTAATTGATCCATTTAAAAAAATCTATTTTCCCTTATCATTGCTCATATTATTAGCTATTTCACTCTTGCTTGCTCTCCTTGGTAGCTTGTCAAAAAAGAATGCGAGAGGTACGGATGAACATGCGGAAGGAAATGAATCAACCTAA
- a CDS encoding four-helix bundle copper-binding protein — MQITSQQIENCLQSCKACLQACNECYVACLQESEVDIYRDCLRLVRQSAEICMVAISALSLDSMFSSQICKLTAEICETCAKVCGQHEQDHCRKCAHACYQCAAACHEMVVH; from the coding sequence ATGCAAATTACATCTCAACAGATAGAGAACTGTTTACAATCGTGTAAGGCTTGTTTGCAGGCCTGTAACGAATGCTATGTGGCTTGCTTACAAGAAAGTGAGGTAGACATTTACCGAGACTGTCTTCGATTAGTTCGCCAAAGTGCTGAAATATGCATGGTAGCTATCAGCGCTTTATCCTTGGATAGTATGTTTAGTAGTCAAATTTGCAAATTAACAGCAGAGATTTGTGAAACATGTGCAAAAGTATGCGGTCAACACGAGCAAGACCATTGCCGAAAATGTGCCCATGCTTGTTACCAATGTGCAGCGGCTTGTCATGAGATGGTGGTTCACTAG
- a CDS encoding DNA-binding response regulator has product MNVNTVYIVEDDPKLAELLQSYIEKYGYQAVIVKNFERVMEEFQELNPQLVLLDVNLPKFDGYYWCRQIRKISTCPILFISARAGEMDQILGLENGADDYIAKPFHYDVVMAKIRSHLRRNYGDYAPKMQERIVQQAGLTLYPERMELTLHNEMVSLTKKEAVLIEELMKRYPRIVSRERLLENLWDDQVYVDDNTLNVNITRVRKKFQELGIEDAIETVRGAGYRLLLTWGNEA; this is encoded by the coding sequence ATGAACGTAAATACTGTATACATCGTGGAAGACGATCCCAAACTGGCTGAACTCTTACAAAGCTATATTGAAAAATATGGCTACCAAGCAGTTATTGTAAAGAATTTTGAACGTGTGATGGAAGAGTTTCAAGAGCTGAACCCACAGTTGGTTCTTCTAGATGTGAATTTACCAAAATTCGATGGCTACTACTGGTGTCGCCAGATTAGAAAGATTTCTACATGCCCGATTCTGTTTATCTCAGCCCGAGCAGGAGAAATGGATCAGATTCTAGGATTGGAAAATGGAGCAGATGACTACATAGCGAAACCGTTCCACTATGATGTCGTTATGGCCAAAATTCGTAGTCATTTACGTCGCAATTATGGCGATTATGCTCCTAAAATGCAGGAACGAATTGTGCAACAAGCTGGATTAACTCTGTATCCAGAACGAATGGAGCTTACGTTACATAATGAAATGGTGAGTTTGACGAAAAAAGAGGCTGTATTAATTGAGGAATTAATGAAGCGCTATCCGCGTATTGTGAGCCGAGAGCGTCTGTTAGAAAATCTATGGGACGATCAGGTATACGTGGACGACAATACATTGAATGTTAATATCACACGTGTTCGTAAAAAGTTTCAGGAATTAGGAATTGAAGACGCAATTGAAACTGTGCGCGGGGCAGGGTATAGATTGTTACTTACGTGGGGGAATGAAGCGTGA